The nucleotide sequence TGACGGTGTTCACTCGGTCCCTCGCGCTCGGCCTGGTCGTGCTGCTCACGGCGTGCGGTGCGGAACCCGCCCGCGAAGAACCACCAGCGCCGCTGCCCGTGACCCAGCAGGTGGCTTCCGACATGGCCGCGGCGGTCGAGGCGGCCGGCGGCTTCGGGCTCGACCTGCTCACCGCGCCCGCCCTGGCGAGCGGGCCGAACCTCGTGCTGTCGCCGGTGAGCGTCTCCACGGCGGTGCAGATGGTCGGCGCCGGCGCGAAGGGCGACACCGCGGCGCAGATCCGGAAGGTGCTGCGTCTTCCCGGAGACGGGCCTCCCGTCCCGCCGGTCGCCGGCCACGAGGATCTGAAGGTGTCGAACACGGCCTGGATCCAGCGGGGGCTCGGGATCAAGCCCGGGTACCGGGACGTGGTGCGCGACCGGTTCGGTGCGGCGACGAGGGACGAGGACTTCGTCGCCGACCCCGGCGGCGCCCGTGATCGGATCAACCGGACGGTGGCGGACCAGACCCAGGGCAGGATCGAAGACCTGTTCCCGGAGAAGTCGATCACCGGCGACACCAGGCTCGTCCTCGCCAACGCCCTGTACCTGAAAGTGCCATGGGCGCGGGAATTCCCCCGCGACCTCACCATGGACGCGCCGTTCACCAGGGCCGACGGGTCGGCGGTGACCGTCCCGATGATGCGCACGGCTCCGGAGATCCAGCTGGGTTACGCCGAAGGGCCGGGGTATCAGGCGGTCACGCTGCCCTATCGCGGCGGGCGGCTGGCCTTCACCGTGATCGTGCCCGCCGCGATCGACGCCCTTCGCGGCAAGGGAATCGCCGCGCTGCTCGGCGAGATCCGGCCTGCCACCGTGGAACTGGCCATGCCCAGGTTCACCGTCCGGTCCGCGCTGGACCTGACGGCGCCGCTCAAGGAGGCGGGCATGCCCACGGCGTTCGAACCCGGCGCGGACTTCAGCGGCATCACCGACGAAGCCCGGCTACGGATCGCTTCGGTGCAGCACAAGACCTTCGTCCAGGTCGACGAGGAGGGCACCGAGGCCGCGGCGGCCACGGGGGTCGACGCCCGAGCCGTGTCGGCCGAGTTGCCGCGCACCGTGACCGCCGACCGCCCGTTCCTCTTCGTCATCACCGACACGGCCACCGGGGCGCCGCTGTTCCTCGGCCGGATCGGCGACCCGGCCGCCGGCTAGCGGAACGCGGCCAGATGCGTCCGTGCCCAGGTCGCGAACGGCCGCGGCTCCCGTCCGGTGAGGTCCTGGACGGCATTCGTGACCGCCGAGTCGTCGAACTCGCCCTCGGCGAAGAAGCGGAAGAAGGCGTCGACGTACTTCTCCGGCATCTCCGCGCTCATCG is from Amycolatopsis lurida and encodes:
- a CDS encoding serpin family protein → MTVFTRSLALGLVVLLTACGAEPAREEPPAPLPVTQQVASDMAAAVEAAGGFGLDLLTAPALASGPNLVLSPVSVSTAVQMVGAGAKGDTAAQIRKVLRLPGDGPPVPPVAGHEDLKVSNTAWIQRGLGIKPGYRDVVRDRFGAATRDEDFVADPGGARDRINRTVADQTQGRIEDLFPEKSITGDTRLVLANALYLKVPWAREFPRDLTMDAPFTRADGSAVTVPMMRTAPEIQLGYAEGPGYQAVTLPYRGGRLAFTVIVPAAIDALRGKGIAALLGEIRPATVELAMPRFTVRSALDLTAPLKEAGMPTAFEPGADFSGITDEARLRIASVQHKTFVQVDEEGTEAAAATGVDARAVSAELPRTVTADRPFLFVITDTATGAPLFLGRIGDPAAG